The stretch of DNA tagaTATTTTAGTTGACGGACAGGAAAGAGAACAAAGAAGGGCTACAACTCAATTAGGATCAAAACCAAttcaaaattagtttaaaacTGGATTAATTACTTGTTGGAttagtctttattttatttgttttgcttCTATTGTTTTACAAACTGTTACCGAAACATTATGGATCCCTCTTCATCGAAATATAGACCATGTTTATTTTTTCCTGAAAATCACCATACTGATTTAGTGACCAAGCTTTTGAAAGCTCAAATGATTAACATAGAATGCTCTTAATATGCCTGTAAGTAGTAATCATAGGTTTCACGAAGCAAAACTCAGTagtttatttgtatattatctTAAATGGGCCTTAATTTTTACACATAGTAACTATCCTACAAAACCCATGAGTTTACACAtagtagcgggtatccatttttaatatccgtttcctacccgttgcgggttttatccgctgATACccacaaatttttttgacatttctAGCTATACATGTTCAAATTATGGAAGTGCACAAAGAAATGGTCAATAAATTGAAAATGTCTCAAACAAAACCAAgtacttaaatttaaataaataaaaaaagaagattcAATTTTGGAAGAAGAATGGGTAAATTAATTTTGAACCATAAATATTGATTAAAggattcaattaattttaaaaaaccaaGTAGTTGGTAAATAATCAACCATTAGATCTAAtccatttttgttattttattgttacgaatgaattaaatgtatttattaCGGATTGACTAGATTAAttatagataaataattattttttctcacaTGTGTAATTCCCAATAGTAAGTACTAAATATTATAAACTCTTGTAATATGATTAAAACACTAGTATATAACTATAGGTAGCAACAATCTGCAAAATATAAAGGACTCAATTGTATTATTCATTTGCACATTTTTCTGTTTAGTTTGAAGATGAATCACTTCCCAACATATCTTTCTCAAGTCCATATCCCTTCTTCATATCAAGCCATATGAGAAACCACTTGCAACAAAGACTTTGAAACTATGCATGAATGACATATGAGAATCCATCTTCATGAGATTTATGTTGCAGATATAGCTGATGatgctttattaaaaaaacaaaaatcataatcCTGTTTTAATTAGCCCCTTGTAGCTAGCTCTTCAATTATGCATATCAGCATATCTATGTAAATTTGAAATGTAACACCACATATCCCTTTGCAGGGACACCCCTAATGATACATAATAAGTATCAACAACCAAAAAGCTATACAACATAGAGTTCATCCTAGACTATCCAAAAGTTGAGTAAAAATATTGTGATGTGAATGTCTCATATGAAAGCAACATCTATATGAGTTTCTTCTTCAGAAAAAAACGCTTCAGATGCCACACTTGTAATAAAGAAACCAAAACGCAGATACCAAGAGACATGATGCTATACCAAGCGACTCTGCTATTTGTTTTTTCACTGACTTCTCTCATCCATGCTTCCCTGCAACAAAGTTCAAGAAAAAGTATTTCTGAAATGCACTAATCATCAAATATAACAAGGTAGAAGATAGCAGTTATTGTGAAGGGCTAATCACACAAGAGCCATTTCTTGTTAGCACAAATAACAGGCTCTTTAGTTAATAGCAATTGATTCATATATTTAGTGGTTGAAACTTTAAGAGTTCACTTTATAACTAACATTGTATATGCCACACATTAACAATGAGAAACTAAGAATTATTGAACCCTGGTAATCAAATATGAATCAAGCATAAAATGTAAGGGGATAGCATATTTACTTATCCTTCATATAAACTAGATAACCATGGATGGCTTCTACTGCTCCTTCAAGTTTCCTGAGCTCGAGTTCAACACCCTTGAACCAATGcagaaaaaaacacaaacacgtATCAATTTCGTTTATACATAGAATAAATAAGGTATGCACTGGTaagttaaacttttttatactattattgAACCACAACTATAATGTATAATAAGTTTGGTATAAAAAAGCTCAAGTATCCTTTTGGTCTTTATAGTTTTGACAACTTTTCCTTATAGTATCTATAGTCTAAAACATCACATTTTGGTTCTtatagttacattttttttacccCTTTGGTCCTCACCATCAAATTTTGACTAATACCATTTGAagaaatataatgaaattaagaaaaactccAGAAGCAAGGTCAGACACAATGTGCTCACATGTAGGGAAGTAGTGGTTGACTTTACCCCAGTGTTCATAAGTTGCTGAGAGAGTAACCTGTTTTCTCTTGGAGTAAGAGTGATTTGAAGTCTCACATTAAATAGAATCGGACACGTTGAGTAGcatataagtgagaaaaaaatccaaaaatcctACAATCTTACGGTTTTTGATTGAAGATGGTATCAAATTCTTTGGTGTTGTTTTATGAGATGTTCTATACTATAGAGCGGAAAAGGTGTTGCAATTCAAGGAACAAAGAGTAATTGAATCTTATATAAAATAGGTATCATAACGATAGTTTTTAATCAATTGACAACATAAAAACTTTTACACTAATGGTGCATATTAAAACTATTATGTATAATGACAAAGTAATGACAGAACATGAATGAAATTCATTGGTTTACCTcgatcttttctttctttgcaaCAGAATCCCAATCTTTGGCAGCAATTCCAATTTTCCAATCAAGGCTCAAAGTTGCTTCATGTTCATGATTACTGTCCAGCCAAAAGCACGCCACGTAGGTCCCACTCTCCTCTGTTGTAAATGCAAATTGACCTTGTGTAGCATTTTCATTATGGTAAAGGCTATTCCCATAAGGAGATGTTACCTGGGAAATAAACAAATGATCAACGTGAATCCCTTAAAATCACCTTAACCTAATATCCTTATTTCACAATCACACAACATTAGGAATAAACAAAAAGGGAGTACTCATTTTTCAAATCTGCAACAGGGGACATGGGCAGAAACTAGCCAGCtgagaattttttaatttcagagTAGTCATAAGTCAggaacattaaaaacaaaacaccCCTTATTCATCATTCACATTGGTTCATCTGATTGAAACCCTGTTAGTGAAAAAATCATTAGATACTTTCATACCACTAATCAATCTATAAGTTAACACATTATTGAGTTTTTCAATTTACGGAAAGAATCAACTGTATTAGACTGCGTATCATGTAGTGATTAGGGAATCTCTCACCACTATGACTGTCTAAACACAGAAAATTAAGCAGATTTCTCCCTAAGCAAAGTTTAATttccattttataaattgtgAAAACACTTATCATTGACAATCAAATTGACCAACATGAATCAACAAGTGAAAGGCTATGGATTCAGTCTTCTTGACCAAGCTCTCAAATTTGTATCTTACAGATGAAAATAATGTGATTGGGATGGAGACCACAGTAAAGATGCTCAATGAGGTTCTCTCTACAGATACTAACCATGCATTTGATTCTTTATACCAAAACATAGCAACATAAATAAAACTTACCAACATGAATTTGCACAAGGAATGAAACAACATCAAAAGTATCCAGCAATGCAAGTCTAAATCAATCAAAAAGTTGGATCAAGCACATAATTTTTCATGGGTTGGGAAGATTAATAAACAGACCTTGACAGAAACTGTGCTGATCTGGGGACCGTTTTCGGTGACAACATAGTAATCAGCTAAAACAACAACGTTTTTCTGGATTTCCTCGGACATGCACTTAGTCCCCGTAGTGGGGATTGGAAACCACACTGCCTCTGCAAATGGGAGCACAGAAAAGTGTGTGGTTAAGCATAAGAACAACACCACCAGAGACCCTCCAGTTCCAAGGTC from Vigna unguiculata cultivar IT97K-499-35 chromosome 8, ASM411807v1, whole genome shotgun sequence encodes:
- the LOC114193235 gene encoding transmembrane emp24 domain-containing protein p24delta4-like: MARSITDLGTGGSLVVLFLCLTTHFSVLPFAEAVWFPIPTTGTKCMSEEIQKNVVVLADYYVVTENGPQISTVSVKVTSPYGNSLYHNENATQGQFAFTTEESGTYVACFWLDSNHEHEATLSLDWKIGIAAKDWDSVAKKEKIEGVELELRKLEGAVEAIHGYLVYMKDKEAWMREVSEKTNSRVAWYSIMSLGICVLVSLLQVWHLKRFFLKKKLI